The proteins below are encoded in one region of Symbiobacterium terraclitae:
- the nikC gene encoding nickel transporter permease — protein sequence MTNWRRFARNRLAVAGLVVFLLLVLSALLAPHLAPHDPNLQDWKIRLQPPSAGHPFGTDEFGRDLLSRVLYGGRVSLVAGVVPVVLGATAGTLIGLVAGYMGGRWDQVLMRLLDVLLAFPMIFLALAIVGTLGPGLLNAMLAVAVVSLPGYARLVRGQVLTLREREYVAAAQAAGASHGRVLMRHLLPNILSPLLVQATLSVGSAILTTASLSFLGLGTQPPTSDWGEMLASGRQYLPEAWWLAVFPGLFVMLAVLSVNLLGDGLRDYFDPKAKNER from the coding sequence ATGACTAATTGGAGGCGCTTCGCGCGCAACCGGCTGGCCGTGGCCGGGCTGGTGGTCTTCCTCCTGCTCGTGCTCTCGGCCCTCTTGGCACCGCACCTGGCCCCCCACGACCCGAACCTGCAGGACTGGAAGATCCGGCTGCAGCCGCCCTCGGCCGGCCACCCCTTCGGCACCGACGAGTTCGGCCGGGACCTGCTCTCCCGGGTGCTGTACGGCGGCCGGGTGAGCCTGGTGGCCGGTGTGGTGCCGGTGGTGCTGGGCGCCACCGCCGGCACCCTGATCGGCCTGGTCGCCGGCTACATGGGCGGCCGCTGGGATCAGGTCCTGATGCGGCTGCTGGACGTGCTGCTGGCCTTCCCGATGATCTTCCTGGCGCTGGCCATCGTGGGCACGCTGGGCCCGGGGCTCTTGAACGCCATGCTGGCCGTGGCCGTGGTCTCGCTGCCCGGCTACGCCCGGCTGGTGCGGGGGCAGGTCCTGACGCTGAGGGAGCGGGAGTACGTCGCCGCCGCCCAGGCGGCCGGCGCCTCGCACGGCAGGGTCCTGATGCGCCACCTGCTGCCCAACATCCTGAGCCCGCTGCTGGTGCAGGCCACGCTCTCCGTCGGCTCCGCCATCCTCACCACCGCCTCGCTCTCCTTCCTGGGCCTGGGCACCCAGCCCCCCACGTCGGACTGGGGCGAGATGCTGGCCTCGGGCCGGCAGTACCTGCCGGAGGCCTGGTGGCTGGCGGTGTTCCCGGGGCTCTTCGTGATGCTGGCTGTGCTGTCGGTGAACCTGCTGGGCGACGGGTTACGCGACTATTTTGATCCGAAGGCGAAGAATGAGCGCTAG
- a CDS encoding small, acid-soluble spore protein, alpha/beta type: protein MPKKAKGTANKARQKKPKELTPLDRLKLEIAQELGLSEKIARAGWAELTAAESGRLGGILNRRLKELQCVIGPKGTLIPRA, encoded by the coding sequence ATGCCGAAGAAGGCTAAGGGCACGGCGAACAAGGCCCGGCAGAAGAAGCCGAAGGAGCTGACGCCGCTGGACCGTCTGAAGCTGGAGATCGCACAGGAGCTGGGGCTGAGCGAGAAGATCGCCCGGGCCGGCTGGGCGGAGCTGACCGCTGCGGAGTCCGGCCGGCTGGGCGGCATCCTGAACCGGCGGCTGAAGGAGCTGCAGTGCGTCATCGGCCCCAAGGGCACGCTCATTCCCAGGGCATAG
- a CDS encoding CapA family protein, translated as MKRALIWPVLLMILVGCTALSAVPADGPGSGPPAEGPADPGAAPVTGSGAGDAEAPGSTAGPEPGGSAGEPGTAPGDDRQVTITFVGDIMLGRIPGEHIARGEDPFAGVADVLTQADLTVGNLECVMSTLGEPIPKWFNLRCDPSAVTVLARYMDAVSVANNHSGDYGKEAFVDQLQQLRAGGVPYFGGGMNFAEAHQPLILERNGLKVALLGYNNVELRSYEAGPDTPGLAWIELDQLAADVRSAREQADIVVVYPHWGYDYMPWHAEDQAEIARVAIDAGADLVVGTHPHVTQPVEIYNDRLIAYSLGNFIFDDFVDVGPELDEPSRISWVLTVTLGRDGISRWETRVARTDDRGFPQWLEGVASPCSDGAPEEGYLCYPG; from the coding sequence GTGAAGCGTGCGCTGATATGGCCTGTGCTGCTTATGATCCTGGTCGGCTGCACCGCCCTTTCCGCCGTGCCGGCGGACGGGCCGGGCAGCGGCCCGCCTGCGGAGGGGCCGGCGGATCCCGGCGCAGCGCCCGTGACGGGATCCGGTGCCGGGGACGCCGAAGCACCTGGTTCGACGGCCGGTCCGGAGCCCGGCGGCTCTGCCGGCGAACCGGGGACCGCGCCCGGCGACGACCGCCAGGTGACCATCACGTTCGTGGGGGACATCATGCTGGGCCGCATTCCGGGCGAGCACATCGCCAGGGGCGAGGATCCTTTCGCCGGCGTGGCCGACGTGCTGACCCAGGCCGACCTGACCGTCGGCAACCTGGAGTGCGTCATGTCCACACTGGGAGAGCCCATCCCCAAGTGGTTCAACCTCCGCTGCGACCCGAGCGCCGTGACGGTGCTGGCCCGGTACATGGACGCCGTCTCCGTGGCGAACAACCACTCCGGCGACTACGGCAAGGAGGCCTTCGTCGATCAGCTCCAGCAGCTGAGGGCGGGCGGGGTGCCCTACTTCGGCGGCGGCATGAACTTCGCCGAGGCGCACCAGCCGCTGATCCTGGAGCGGAACGGCCTCAAGGTGGCGCTCCTGGGCTACAACAACGTGGAGCTGCGCAGCTACGAGGCCGGCCCCGACACGCCCGGGCTCGCCTGGATCGAGCTGGACCAGCTGGCCGCGGACGTGCGGTCGGCCAGGGAGCAGGCCGACATCGTGGTGGTCTACCCGCACTGGGGCTACGACTACATGCCCTGGCACGCCGAGGACCAGGCTGAGATCGCCCGGGTGGCCATCGACGCGGGGGCCGACCTGGTGGTGGGCACCCACCCGCACGTGACGCAGCCCGTGGAGATCTACAACGACCGGCTGATCGCCTACAGCCTGGGCAACTTCATCTTCGACGACTTCGTGGATGTGGGCCCCGAGCTGGACGAGCCGTCCCGCATCAGCTGGGTCCTGACCGTGACCCTGGGCCGGGACGGCATCAGCCGCTGGGAGACGCGGGTGGCCCGAACGGACGACCGCGGCTTCCCGCAGTGGCTGGAGGGGGTCGCCTCGCCGTGCAGCGACGGGGCGCCCGAAGAGGGGTACCTCTGCTACCCGGGCTAG
- a CDS encoding glutathione ABC transporter substrate-binding protein, producing the protein MKKRLLPLLLALSLAVLSACGANNQNQNQTPSPQTGGQTTPPAQSITIAISGDPTTLDPHKSFNGYVFTVTNQLYETLLFRAADGSLQPRLATEWTPVDETTWEFKLREGVKFSDGTPFNAEAVKFSLERLANPETKGPGAFIVNMIEEITPVDETTVRIRTSTPFAPLLAHLSHPVTAIVSPKAAEGDLSKNPAGTGPFLLADWKAGDSVTLKANPDYWGGKPKLETVVLRVIPEAGTQLTELKAGTVDLITGVQPERFAEIENDPQLSATRFLGWGSMFLGFNMKTGPLATPEVREAIAMAIDREGIVQTLRQGMAQFGNALVPPTVFGAAVDLDGPEYDPEGAKALLARAGVTTPLKLRLNTYEGAENQQIAQAIQAQLSQIGIDLEVVVTDYGAFAEAIAADDHGLWLSSWGTVTMDADYTFYALLHSLQHGADNKAFYANTQVDQWLEEARSTTDEGQRKALYRQIQEQVQADLPYLNLYYPLSSYAKNDRLQGEVYPFSSINLDLRQAEVK; encoded by the coding sequence GTGAAGAAGAGGCTGCTTCCCCTGCTGCTGGCGCTGAGCCTGGCTGTGCTCTCCGCCTGCGGCGCCAACAACCAGAACCAGAATCAGACCCCGTCCCCGCAGACCGGCGGCCAGACGACCCCGCCGGCGCAGTCCATCACCATCGCCATCAGCGGCGACCCCACCACGCTGGATCCGCACAAGAGCTTCAACGGCTACGTCTTCACCGTCACCAACCAGCTCTACGAGACGCTGCTCTTCCGGGCGGCCGACGGGTCGCTGCAGCCGCGGCTGGCCACCGAGTGGACCCCGGTGGACGAGACCACCTGGGAGTTCAAGCTGCGGGAGGGCGTGAAGTTCTCCGACGGCACCCCGTTCAACGCGGAGGCCGTGAAGTTCAGCCTGGAGCGGCTGGCGAACCCGGAGACCAAGGGCCCCGGCGCCTTCATCGTCAACATGATCGAGGAGATCACGCCGGTGGACGAGACCACGGTCCGCATCCGCACCAGCACGCCCTTCGCGCCGCTGCTGGCCCACCTCTCCCACCCGGTGACGGCCATCGTCAGCCCCAAGGCGGCGGAGGGTGACCTCTCCAAGAACCCGGCGGGCACCGGCCCCTTCCTCCTGGCTGACTGGAAGGCCGGCGACTCCGTCACCCTGAAGGCGAACCCCGACTACTGGGGCGGCAAGCCCAAGCTGGAGACCGTGGTCCTGCGGGTCATCCCCGAGGCCGGCACCCAGCTGACCGAGCTGAAGGCGGGCACCGTCGACCTGATCACGGGCGTGCAGCCCGAGCGGTTCGCCGAGATCGAGAACGACCCGCAGCTCTCCGCCACCCGCTTCCTGGGCTGGGGCTCCATGTTCCTGGGCTTCAACATGAAGACCGGCCCGCTGGCCACACCTGAGGTCCGGGAGGCCATCGCCATGGCCATCGACCGCGAGGGCATCGTGCAGACGCTCCGGCAGGGCATGGCCCAGTTCGGCAACGCCCTGGTGCCGCCCACCGTGTTCGGCGCTGCGGTTGACCTGGACGGCCCCGAGTACGATCCCGAGGGCGCCAAGGCGCTCCTGGCCCGGGCCGGCGTGACCACGCCGCTGAAGCTCCGGCTCAACACCTACGAGGGCGCCGAGAACCAGCAGATCGCCCAGGCGATCCAGGCGCAGCTGAGCCAGATCGGCATCGACCTCGAAGTGGTGGTCACCGACTACGGCGCCTTCGCCGAGGCGATCGCCGCCGACGACCACGGCCTCTGGCTCTCCTCCTGGGGCACCGTGACGATGGACGCCGACTACACATTCTACGCCCTGCTCCACTCGCTGCAGCACGGGGCCGACAACAAGGCGTTCTACGCCAACACCCAGGTGGACCAGTGGCTGGAGGAGGCCCGGTCGACCACCGACGAGGGCCAGCGGAAGGCCCTCTACCGGCAGATTCAGGAGCAGGTGCAGGCCGACCTGCCGTACCTGAACCTGTACTACCCGCTCTCCTCCTACGCCAAGAACGACCGGCTGCAGGGCGAGGTCTACCCGTTCTCCAGCATCAACCTCGACCTGCGCCAGGCCGAAGTGAAGTAG
- a CDS encoding IS110 family transposase, giving the protein MHTLFVGIDVSMHTNEVLAMLQDGREVDSFRVANDLPGAEALVERLVKLVTSRRLERVVLGVEATGIYSWHLVQHLRQAPALQPFQPVVHTFNPKVVRGFKQAYPELPKTDRVDAWVIADRLRFGRLPAPGVLEDRYEALRRLTRTRYHLVQDLVRAKQRFLNALFLKFSSFAQDKPVGRTFGATALAFTVETECIEVLAATPIEELVERVARYSRGRIGDPEAVAAAVQKAARSSYRLPKALADPVNLELATHLRLIRSLEEQIETLSRPIEELLATIPNTLGSVKGLGPVYVAGIVAEIADIWRFRNHNAVAKYAGLAWSRHQSGKFESEETRLIRTGNRYLRYYLIEAACSLAVHDAEFKRYYQRKKAESKTHAHQRALALTARKLVRLVDHLLRSNRLYNPLGAPTR; this is encoded by the coding sequence GTGCACACCCTGTTTGTTGGCATTGACGTCAGCATGCACACCAACGAGGTGCTGGCGATGCTCCAGGACGGGCGGGAGGTGGACAGCTTCCGGGTCGCCAACGACCTGCCAGGTGCGGAAGCCCTGGTGGAGCGCCTGGTAAAACTGGTAACCTCCCGCCGACTGGAGCGGGTGGTGCTCGGGGTCGAGGCGACCGGCATTTACTCCTGGCACCTCGTCCAGCACCTGCGGCAGGCACCGGCTCTACAGCCCTTTCAGCCTGTCGTCCACACCTTCAACCCCAAGGTGGTACGCGGCTTCAAGCAAGCGTACCCGGAGCTACCCAAGACCGACCGGGTTGACGCCTGGGTCATCGCTGACCGGCTGCGGTTCGGCCGCCTGCCGGCTCCAGGGGTTCTGGAGGACCGTTACGAGGCGTTGCGGCGCCTCACGCGGACCCGGTACCACTTGGTGCAGGATCTCGTCCGGGCGAAGCAGCGCTTCTTGAACGCTCTGTTCCTGAAGTTCAGTAGCTTTGCCCAGGACAAGCCGGTGGGAAGGACCTTCGGCGCCACCGCCCTGGCCTTCACGGTCGAGACGGAGTGCATCGAAGTGCTGGCCGCCACGCCCATCGAGGAACTGGTGGAGCGTGTGGCCCGGTACAGCCGGGGCCGGATCGGCGATCCGGAGGCGGTGGCTGCGGCGGTGCAGAAGGCCGCCCGCAGTTCCTACCGGCTGCCTAAGGCCCTGGCGGATCCGGTCAACCTGGAGCTGGCAACTCACCTGAGGCTGATCCGCTCCCTGGAGGAGCAGATCGAGACCCTGTCCAGGCCCATCGAGGAACTGCTGGCGACCATCCCCAACACGCTGGGGTCGGTCAAGGGCCTGGGACCGGTCTACGTGGCCGGCATCGTGGCAGAGATCGCCGACATCTGGCGCTTCCGTAACCACAACGCCGTGGCCAAGTACGCCGGCCTGGCCTGGTCTCGCCACCAGTCTGGCAAGTTCGAGTCTGAGGAGACCCGCCTGATCCGCACGGGAAACCGCTACCTGCGGTATTACCTGATCGAAGCCGCTTGCAGCCTCGCGGTGCACGACGCTGAGTTCAAGCGGTACTATCAGCGGAAGAAGGCCGAGTCCAAGACCCATGCCCACCAACGTGCCCTCGCGCTGACGGCCCGCAAACTGGTCCGGCTGGTGGACCACCTGCTGAGGTCCAACCGGCTGTACAACCCACTCGGGGCACCCACCCGGTAG
- a CDS encoding ABC transporter ATP-binding protein: protein MSAIIEVKGLRKEFKVARRKEGAFAALRTLFSREFDTKVAVNDVSFTIQPGELVGYIGPNGAGKSTTIKILTGILVPTAGEVRVRGLVPYHRRVENARQIGVVFGQRTQLWWDLPTIESFQLLQHIYKVPKERYQRNMDRFRELLGLDEFLNTPVRQLSLGQRMRADLAAALLHDPEVVYLDEPTIGLDVVAKEKIRDFIRAINRERGVTVILTTHDMQDIEKICERMILIDRGTVIYDGPVAQIKERFGKQRTLVVDLEPNGQLPEVAVEGAEVVRREANRIWLRFNRDELSASELISRVSARYAIRDLTVEEPEIEGIISRIYQEGI, encoded by the coding sequence TTGAGCGCGATCATCGAGGTCAAGGGGCTGCGCAAGGAGTTCAAGGTGGCCCGCCGGAAGGAGGGCGCCTTCGCGGCGCTGCGGACGCTCTTCTCCCGCGAGTTCGACACCAAGGTGGCCGTCAACGACGTCTCCTTCACCATCCAGCCCGGCGAGCTTGTGGGCTACATCGGGCCCAATGGGGCCGGCAAGTCGACCACCATCAAGATCCTGACCGGCATCCTCGTGCCCACGGCGGGGGAGGTGCGGGTGCGGGGGTTGGTGCCGTATCACCGGCGGGTGGAGAACGCCCGCCAGATCGGCGTGGTCTTCGGCCAGCGCACGCAGCTCTGGTGGGACCTGCCGACCATCGAGTCGTTCCAGCTGCTGCAGCACATCTACAAGGTTCCCAAGGAGCGGTACCAGCGCAACATGGACCGGTTCCGGGAGCTGCTGGGCCTGGACGAGTTCCTGAACACCCCGGTGCGGCAGCTCTCGCTGGGCCAGCGGATGCGCGCCGACCTGGCCGCGGCCCTGCTGCACGACCCGGAGGTCGTCTACCTGGACGAGCCCACCATCGGCCTGGACGTGGTGGCCAAGGAGAAGATCCGGGACTTCATCCGGGCCATCAACCGGGAGCGGGGCGTGACGGTGATCCTGACCACCCACGACATGCAGGACATCGAGAAGATCTGCGAGCGCATGATCCTGATCGACCGCGGCACGGTGATCTACGACGGACCGGTGGCGCAGATCAAGGAGCGGTTCGGCAAGCAGCGGACGCTGGTCGTGGACCTGGAGCCCAACGGCCAGCTGCCGGAAGTTGCGGTGGAGGGGGCGGAGGTGGTCCGCCGGGAGGCGAACCGGATCTGGCTGCGCTTCAACCGGGACGAGCTCTCGGCCAGCGAGCTGATCTCCCGGGTCTCGGCCCGCTACGCCATCCGCGACCTGACGGTGGAGGAGCCGGAGATCGAAGGGATCATCTCCCGCATCTACCAGGAAGGGATATAG
- the nikB gene encoding nickel ABC transporter permease → MLRYAARRLLLVLPVLFGVTLLVFLLFYLTPGDPTRAILGQEAQGASAEDIERLRHQLGLDRPWYEQYFDFLAGAVQGDLGRSFRGDRPVAGEIAARFPTTLRLTVISLTLAALVGIPLGVVGAVRRNTWLDYLVMLIVLLGVSMPTFWVGILLMQLFALELRLLPPSGTGTWRHMVLPATTVALASIAFIARMTRSSLIESLRDDYVRTARSKGLAERSVVFRHALRNAFIPVLTTLGLEFGGLLGGAVVVESVFSLPGLGRLTVDAIRGRDLPLIQGCILFVAVVFSLVNLIVDLGYAGLDPRIRYD, encoded by the coding sequence ATGCTGCGCTACGCCGCGCGGCGGCTCCTGCTGGTGCTGCCCGTGCTGTTCGGGGTGACGCTGCTGGTCTTCCTCCTCTTCTACCTCACCCCCGGCGACCCGACCCGGGCGATCCTCGGGCAGGAGGCGCAGGGGGCGTCGGCGGAGGACATCGAGCGGCTGCGGCACCAGCTGGGGCTCGACCGCCCATGGTATGAGCAGTACTTCGACTTCCTCGCGGGAGCGGTCCAGGGCGACCTGGGCCGCTCCTTCCGGGGCGACCGGCCCGTGGCGGGCGAGATCGCAGCCCGCTTCCCCACCACGCTGCGGCTGACGGTGATCTCCCTGACCCTGGCCGCGCTGGTAGGCATCCCGCTGGGCGTGGTGGGGGCGGTCAGGCGGAACACCTGGCTCGACTACCTGGTGATGCTGATCGTCCTGCTGGGCGTCTCCATGCCCACCTTCTGGGTGGGGATCCTGCTGATGCAGCTCTTCGCCCTGGAGCTGCGGCTGCTGCCGCCCTCGGGGACCGGCACCTGGCGGCACATGGTGCTGCCGGCCACGACCGTGGCGCTGGCCTCCATCGCCTTCATCGCCCGGATGACCCGCTCGTCGCTGATCGAGTCGCTGCGGGACGACTATGTGCGCACCGCCCGCTCCAAGGGGCTGGCGGAGCGCAGCGTGGTGTTCCGCCACGCCCTGCGCAACGCCTTCATCCCGGTGCTGACCACCCTGGGGCTGGAGTTCGGCGGCCTCCTGGGCGGCGCCGTGGTGGTGGAGTCGGTCTTCAGCCTGCCGGGCCTGGGCCGGCTGACGGTGGACGCCATCCGGGGGCGCGACCTGCCGCTGATCCAGGGCTGCATCCTGTTCGTGGCGGTGGTCTTCAGCCTGGTCAACCTGATCGTCGACCTGGGGTACGCGGGGCTAGACCCGCGGATACGCTATGACTAA
- a CDS encoding SDR family NAD(P)-dependent oxidoreductase, producing MRFADKVVVVTGAARGIGRATALAFAAEGARVLGADVDPLPVDGVEMHRCDVADEEQVRGFLNQVGPVLHVLVNNAGISQFGPLESTPVAQFDRVIAVNLRGTYLMSRYAAPLLRAAGQAAIVNIASTRALMSEPNTEAYSASKGGILALTHALAMTLGPAVRVNAILPGWIDVVGEELRPEDHAQHPVGRVGRPEDIAAAALFLADPLQSGFITGQQLVVDGGMTRKMIYIE from the coding sequence ATGCGGTTCGCAGACAAGGTCGTGGTCGTCACAGGCGCCGCCCGGGGCATCGGCCGGGCGACCGCCCTGGCCTTCGCCGCCGAGGGCGCCCGGGTCCTGGGGGCCGACGTGGACCCGCTGCCGGTGGACGGGGTGGAGATGCACCGCTGCGACGTGGCGGACGAGGAACAGGTTCGCGGCTTCCTGAACCAGGTCGGCCCCGTGTTGCACGTGCTGGTAAACAACGCCGGCATCTCGCAGTTCGGCCCCCTGGAGTCGACCCCGGTGGCCCAGTTCGACCGGGTGATCGCCGTCAACCTGCGGGGCACGTATCTGATGTCCCGCTACGCCGCGCCCCTCCTGCGGGCGGCGGGGCAGGCCGCCATCGTGAACATCGCCTCCACCCGGGCCCTGATGTCCGAGCCCAACACCGAGGCGTACTCCGCCAGCAAGGGGGGCATCCTCGCCCTCACCCACGCCCTGGCCATGACGCTGGGGCCGGCGGTCCGGGTGAACGCCATCCTGCCGGGCTGGATCGACGTCGTCGGCGAGGAGCTGCGCCCCGAGGACCACGCCCAGCACCCGGTGGGCCGGGTGGGGCGGCCCGAGGATATCGCCGCGGCCGCGCTCTTCCTGGCCGACCCGCTGCAGTCCGGCTTCATCACCGGCCAGCAGCTGGTGGTGGACGGCGGCATGACCCGGAAGATGATCTACATCGAGTAA
- a CDS encoding DNA-3-methyladenine glycosylase I yields MVTHRCSWATTPLLVAYHDAEWGAPVRDDRTLFEFLVLEGAQAGLSWTTILQRRPAYRRAFADFHPEAVARFGPEEVAALLADPTIIRNRMKIEAAIRNARAFLKVQEEFGTFADYIWRFVDGVPRVNHWTDPAEVPSSSPESVAMSRDLKKRGFAFVGPTICYAYMQAVGMVNDHLVDCFRHGELARVAAGAPVEA; encoded by the coding sequence ATGGTCACGCACCGGTGCAGCTGGGCCACCACTCCGCTCCTCGTCGCCTACCACGACGCCGAGTGGGGCGCACCCGTCCGCGACGACCGCACCCTGTTCGAGTTCCTGGTGCTAGAAGGCGCACAGGCCGGCCTCAGCTGGACGACGATCCTGCAGCGCCGCCCCGCCTACCGCAGGGCGTTCGCCGACTTCCACCCGGAGGCGGTGGCCCGCTTCGGCCCGGAAGAGGTTGCGGCTCTGCTGGCCGATCCCACGATCATCCGCAACCGCATGAAGATCGAGGCCGCGATCCGGAACGCCCGCGCCTTCCTCAAGGTCCAGGAGGAGTTCGGCACCTTCGCCGACTACATCTGGCGCTTCGTGGACGGTGTGCCGCGGGTCAACCACTGGACCGACCCCGCCGAGGTGCCCTCCAGCAGCCCGGAATCCGTGGCGATGAGCCGTGACCTGAAGAAGCGGGGCTTCGCCTTCGTGGGGCCCACGATCTGCTACGCGTACATGCAGGCCGTCGGGATGGTCAACGACCACCTGGTCGACTGCTTCCGCCACGGGGAACTCGCCCGGGTTGCAGCGGGGGCGCCGGTGGAGGCCTAG
- a CDS encoding arginase, whose amino-acid sequence MTIHVLGFPTTLGLPRSAVRHGPEALRASGLLQALRRHDPHVVDHGDMAVPPGLTSDPAPTRVAKVVEAARRQRDHWLRVTRPGDLLLTIGGDHSTSLGTIMALAELGDDFDVVWVDAHGDFNTIETSPTGNPHGMVLSLAAGLLPDALGRVITPDRLHLWGIRDLDPGERRLLAAKRVEVLTPAEVRARREQILAGLRPNVFLSFDIDSVDPADAPGTMTPVPGGFTRDEAVDLVKAIVRGRNLIAMDLVEYHPDRDAGGLTNRLACAVLEAALGAWSRCDREASDAHQWPMASPHPF is encoded by the coding sequence ATGACCATACACGTACTCGGCTTTCCCACCACTCTCGGCCTTCCGCGCAGCGCCGTGCGCCACGGGCCCGAGGCGCTGCGGGCTTCCGGCCTGCTGCAGGCGCTCCGGCGCCACGACCCCCACGTCGTCGACCACGGCGACATGGCCGTGCCGCCCGGGCTCACCTCCGACCCGGCTCCCACCCGCGTGGCGAAGGTGGTCGAGGCCGCCCGGCGGCAGCGGGATCACTGGCTCCGGGTCACCCGGCCCGGCGACCTGCTCCTCACCATCGGCGGCGACCACTCCACCTCGCTGGGCACCATCATGGCCCTGGCAGAGCTTGGCGACGACTTTGACGTGGTCTGGGTCGACGCCCACGGCGACTTCAACACCATCGAGACCTCGCCCACGGGCAACCCCCACGGCATGGTGCTCTCGCTGGCCGCCGGCCTCCTGCCGGACGCCCTGGGCCGGGTCATCACGCCGGACCGGCTGCACCTCTGGGGCATCCGCGATCTGGATCCGGGCGAGCGGCGCCTCCTGGCCGCAAAGCGGGTCGAGGTGCTCACGCCCGCCGAGGTCAGGGCCCGGAGGGAGCAGATCCTGGCCGGGCTGCGGCCCAACGTCTTCCTCTCCTTCGACATCGACTCCGTCGACCCGGCTGATGCCCCCGGCACGATGACGCCAGTGCCCGGCGGCTTCACCCGGGATGAGGCCGTCGACCTGGTGAAGGCCATCGTCCGCGGACGGAACCTGATCGCCATGGACCTGGTCGAGTATCACCCCGACCGGGACGCCGGCGGCCTCACCAACCGCCTGGCCTGCGCGGTGCTCGAGGCCGCGCTCGGCGCCTGGAGCCGGTGCGACCGCGAGGCGTCCGACGCGCACCAGTGGCCGATGGCGTCGCCCCATCCGTTCTGA